The genomic segment CCTGTTGCTACCGTTTTAGGCTTAGCGTTTAAATTACAAGATCCTGATGGTTTATTAGGTGATAAGAAAAACCTAGGCATTACTTGTGCTCTTATCCCTACCGATTTAGAAGGCGTTAAAATTGGCCGTCGTCATTTCCCATTAAATGTGCCATTCCAAAATGGTCCAACACAAGGTGACGATCTTTTTGTACCGTTAGATTACATCATTGGTGGGCAAGAAATGGCGGGACACGGCTGGCGTATGTTGGTTGAATGTCTGTCTGTTGGTCGTGGTATCACTCTACCATCAAATGCAACTGGTGGTGCTAAAATGGCCGCGCTTGCAACAGGTGCTTATGCTCGAATTCGTCGTCAGTTCAAACTTCCAATTGGTAAAATGGAAGGGATTGAAGAGCCATTAGCACGTATGGCAGGTAATGCTTACATGATGGATGCAGCAAGTGCACTTACTGTTGCAGGTATCGTTCAAGGTGAAAAACCATCAGTTATCTCTGCTATCGTGAAATACCACTGTACTCACCGAGCACAACGCATTGCTATTGATGGCATGGATATCGCTGGTGGTAAAGGCATCTGCTTAGGTAGCTCAAACTTCTTAGCACGTAGTTACCAAGGATCACCGATTGCGATTACCGTGGAAGGGGCAAACATACTGACTCGTTCAATGATCATTTATGGTCAAGGGGCTATCCGTTGTCATCCTTATGTTCTTGAAGAGATGGATGCGGCTTATTTAGAAGATAAACAAGCGTCTCTTGAGAAATTTGATGCCGCCGTCTTTGGTCACATTGGCTTTGGTATCAGTAACTTTGTACGCTCACTATGGTTTGGTTTAACCGATGGCCGTGGTTCTAAAACGCCATTCAGTGATGAAACAAAACGTTATTACCAACAAGTAAACCGCTACAGTACCAACCTTGCATTGTTATCTGATATTTCAATGGCAGTTCTAGGTGGTAGCTTAAAACGCCGCGAACGTATGTCAGCTCGTCTTGGTGATATTTTAAGTCAACTTTACTTAACTACATCGGTTCTAAAACGTTTTGATGATGAAGGTCGCCAGAAAGATGATTTAGCCTTAGTGCATTGGAGTGTTCAAGATTCACTACATCAAGCAGAGCAAGCGATTGATGGGTTACTAGCAAACTTCCCAAATCGATTTGTTGCAGGTGCTATGCGCTTTATCCTATTACCAACAGGTCTTCGTCGCCAACGCCCAAGTGATAAGCTAGACCATAAACTGGCTCGTATTCTTCAAGAGCCATCAGGTGCACGTAGTCGAATTGGTCGTGGATTATTCTTAGAAGCAAGTCGATTTAATCCAGTAGGAAAAATGGAAGAAGCCTTGATTGATATCTTAACTGCTGAGCCAATTTATGACCGAGTATGTAAAGAGTCAAAACAACGCTTACCTTTCATGCAATTAGATCGTGTTGCTAAAATCGGATTAGAGTTAAACATCATTTCTGATAAAGAAGCTCTATTACTTCGTAAAGCTGAGAAGAGTCGTTTAGCAACCATTAGCGTTGAAGATTTTGATCCAAGTGAACTAATTGTAAAACCACAAGTTAGTCATTTTGAACACAGTAAAATAGCGTAATAATCTAAAAACTAAAAAGCCCATAATCAGATTGATTATGGGCTTTTTTTACTTCTTTACGTTAAACATCAAGTTTAAATATATTTGCTCATCTATTGAGAGATATTGATTACTTTCATTGCCTGCATCAACATAATTAGCCAAATCCCTTTTCGTTAAGCACTTATCTATTTCCATGATGAAATCGAATGCTTTATTTAATTTGGTTTTATACTTATTCATTTAACCATCACCCTAACCAGAAAAGAGGCAATATTATAAAATCATAAAGCGTGATGTCAATCACAAAAAATAAAGCAAACATTTTTATGTTACCACTTAAGAGCTATTAAACTTTGTTAGTGATTATGAACACTTATATCAAAATTATAATTATACTTTAGGCGGTGGAGGCATAGATAATTTTTCAGACTTAGGCGCTGCAGCCCTTCTCTCTTTTATTGATTTTATCTTTTTCCAACCAAATATACCTGCAAAAATCAAAATAATAATAAGTAAGTTACCGACTCCAATATAAATCCAGAACCACTTTCTTGCTTCTGCACGTTCTTCTTCTAATTTTTTCAGCTCTTCAATTTTACGTTGTTTAGCTTCTTCTTTTAATCGTGCTTCATAGGCTGCTTTTAAATCAATTGGCTCTGTAACACCATAACTATGTTGCCCAAGATTAAACTGTAACGGGCGATCTGTTGCTAAATCAGTCGCATAAACCAAGCCAGACCACGTATTTTTCCCAGAGATATAATCATTCGGCAAATCAAAGTACAGTTTACTTTCATCTTTCTCTGATTGCGCCTGAGTTACAGTAGTCACATTATTAGGATCAATTTGCTCGATATGAGCCGCAAGTGACCCTGCTCGAATAACACCACCTTCAGTATCAATACTCATTGAGTGAGATCGACTCTCGTTACGCGCCTGAGTAAAACTTGCTCGTATCGGGGTGGGGTAAACTAAAACATCTTGTTCAACCGTTCTTAAAAATACGCCATTACGAGATTGTATTCGGACCCAATACTTTCCCGGTTTAATATTAATTGGCAGATTAACAGTAAATATTCCATCAGCTGCAACTTCATCAAGATCCTGGCCATCATCTTCAAAAGTCCCTAGAACCTCGGCTAATGGTCGAGCTTCTTTTACCAAGTCTTTTTCATTCGCAAGATACGGTGTAAAAGTAACATTAAGTTTGATTCGATTTAAAAAATCACGCAATACCAGAGGCTTTCCCTCTTTTAATAAGCGAGCCGTAAACTTTAAACTTTCAGACTGATAGAGTTTTTTTGGCAATGAGTCTACATTTAGCGTCAGATTCGATAAAATTTTCACTTTATTTTCAGGTGTGATCTTCCCTATTGCTTGCCAAGGTCCTGGCATGGGATTCTCAATCGAAATAATATCCATACCACTCTCTTCATACCATGCCACATGATCTGGGTGATCCCATGCATAATATTTTGTACCATCAGGACGAACCAAAGTAACAGCCTGAGAAGGTGATTCTCGGTACACTAAAAAAGAAACTTGTTTTATCGTAGGATCGACTCGAAAACGGTTATCCAACCACGACATTTCTGAACTTTTCGCCCAAGAAATCATCGGGACAAACAGTGCAATTATCAATAACCGCCACATATTAAAAACTCCTAATTACGCCATAAACAGGCATCGCCAACTATATCCAAACGCTTTTCATGCGCTTCTAATTCATCGGCCGTTGCACGTAAAACCTTTAATCCTTTTCTTTCTAAATTCAATCTTTTAATGCTTTCTTCTGACAAATCGGACTGATTTCCAGCAGAAAAACTTAAACTAGTTTGCCCACCTGTCATTAATAGATATACGTCAGCTAAGATCTCAGCATCGAGTAAAGCGCCATGAAGCGTACGATGTGAGTTATCGATACCATAACGTTCACACAAAATATCCAGGTTATTACGCTTACCTGGGAATATCTTTTTCGCCATTGCCAAAGTATCGGTAATTTTACAATACTGCTCTGTCGTACCGATAAGTTTGTTTAACTTACTGAACTCATAATCCATAAAGCCGACATCAAAGGGGGCATTATGAGCGACCAACTCTGCACCTTTAATGAATTCTAAAAATTCATCATGAATGTCTTTATATTCAGGTTTATCATACAAAAACTCATCAGTAATACCATGAACATCAATCGCTTCAAGATCAATAAGTCGATCAGGCTTGATATAAACATGAAAGTGATTGCCGGTTAATTTTCGATTTATGATCTCAACGGCACCGATTTCAACAATACGATGACCTTCATAAACAGGGCCTCCAGAAAAGTTCATACCGGTGGTTTCTGTATCGAGTACAATAATTCGATTCGGGGAATTGTCGCTAGTATTCATAGGCTCATTTGTGTCAGACTATTTCTAAATTCTTCTAATGATAACAGAGATAATGAAGCAGGTTGAAATTTTCACAGATGGTTCTTGTTTAGGTAATCCAGGTCCTGGTGGTTACGGTATTGTGATGCGCTATAAAGGCACAGAAAAAACCTTTGCCGAAGGGTTTAATCAAACCACCAATAATCGCATGGAAATGTTAGCGGCCGTAATTGCTCTACGTAATTTAAAAGAGCCATGCTCTGTAATATTAACGACAGACAGCCAATACGTTCGTCAAGGGATCACCCAATGGATCCATGGGTGGAAAAAGCGTGGTTGGATAAAAGCGGATAAGAAGCCGGTGGTTAATGCCGATCTTTGGAAAAAATTAGATACTGAAGCAGAACGCCACAAGATTGATTGGCGCTGGGTTAAAGGCCACGCTGGGCATCGTGAAAATGAAATGTGTGATGAATTAGCAAGAACCGCAGCCGAGAACCCGACTCAAGATGATACGGGTTATCCTGGTTGATCTGATTTAATTTTACCCTGACGCGTTTGAGCCACTGAAATAGGAGCCAATTTTGGCTTCTTTTTCCATGCTGACTTTATTGGTCGTAGTGGATAAGTACGTTTTCTCGCTACGATAAAATAAATACCACTAATAGGTTTAACTGAATCTCCTCCTAAATTCTCAAACCATGTCCATATTGTGCGATAACGAGTTAAAGGCGCTAAAGCAAAGCAGTCACTATAAACCACTTCAAAATTTAAGACACTGAGCCAATCTTTGATACGATGTGGAGTAAACATTCGCCCACTCCATGGTAAATTGTTCTTTCGCCATGGGAACAAGCTAGCAAGCCCTATTGCACTCATTGGATTAAACCCTGTCAAAATCATATAACCATCATTGATTAAAACACGATCAACTTCTCTCAATAATTGATGAGGGTCTGATGAGTAATCAAGTTGATGTGCAAGCACACATGCATCAATACTTTTTTCTAAAAAAGGCAATTGAGGTAATTCAGAAGTAATATTTCTCAACGAATTTTTGTTATCTAGGTTAACTTGGTGTTTAATGTTACAAAAGCGGCTATCAAGCTCAGCACTCAATCCACCAATTTTTAGCATATGGTAACCAAACAGTTTAGGACACCACTCATCTAGACGTGATTGAATCAGCTCACCTATCCACTCACCGTGAGGGATCCCTGACCATGAATGCGGTTTTTCTATTTTTTTATCAAGCAGTGCTGGCTTAATCAATATCGATACCTATAACAATTTATGACAAACAATTTGGAGAAAGGTTAATGCTATCAATAAAAAGCATACCTGCATTTAATGATAATTACATTTGGTTAATTCACAACAATGACAATCATTGTGTTGTTGTTGATCCAGGTGATGCAGCCCCTGTCTTAGCATGTATTAAAGCACATAACTTTATTTTAGATGCAATCTTAATTACTCACCATCATCATGATCATATTGGTGGAGTCCCTGAATTAGTTCGCCAGTTTCCCTCTATTAATGTCGTTGGCCCTGAAGATGAACCAATTCCAACATTAACTCACCCAGTTAGCGATGGCGACTTTGTTGAATTATTTGATGAAAGGTTCATGGTCTTAGGTGTTGAAGGGCATACTAAGGGCCATATTGCCTATGTTGGTGATGAGAAACTTTTCTGTGGTGATGCCCTGTTCTCTGCTGGTTGTGGTCGTTTATTTGAAGGAACAGCAGAACAAATGTTCCATTCATTGCAAAAACTTTCAGCACTACCAGATGAAACAAAAATCTACTGTGCGCATGAATATACGGCATCAAACTTGGCCTTTGCGTTGGCGGTTGAACCAAATAATGACTACTTACAGCAATATCGTGAAAAAGTATTACGACTTCGAGCTAATGGGAAATCAACCATTCCATCTACCATGCAACGCGAGAAATTAATCAACCCATTTTTAAGAACTAATGAGCCCACAGTGAAACATGCTGTTGCAAGCAAAGTACTCGATAATACAGAAGTCGAGACTTTTGCAGCATTAAGACGATGGAAGGATGAGTTTTAGTTAGGAAACTTGTTTGAAGAGTAGTTGCACAGTATTATTCGTATCCAAATAAAAAAATATAATGCTAATCTCTAAATGAGAACGAGGTTAGCATAAAAATACTGAAGGCAACGCACAATGAAACTGAAATTCCATTGGATTGGATTAGCGCTCTTAGCAGGCTGCCAAACCGCACCACCCGAAAAAATTCAGCCTGATACCAATCAATCAGGAATAACGTCTACGGTAACTACACCTTCAAAAACAGACAC from the Aliivibrio wodanis genome contains:
- the fadE gene encoding acyl-coenzyme A dehydrogenase; amino-acid sequence: MALTFLATFIALAALSYHRQSLRTATLVTAGILAVSSGLGYAGLITWGVFLVIAVPLNIPSIRQSIFSNKALAMFKGVMPEMSQTEKDAIEAGTVWWEAELFKGNPDWKFLHNIPKNTLSAEEQAFMDGPVAEVCRMVNDYEVTHELADLPPEVWQYLKDHKFFAMIIKKKYGGLEFSAYAQSSVLQKLTSVSGVLSITVGVPNSLGPGELLQHYGTEEQKNHYLPRLAEGKEIPCFALTSPEAGSDAGSIPDFGIVTKGMWQGEEVIGMRLTWNKRYITLAPVATVLGLAFKLQDPDGLLGDKKNLGITCALIPTDLEGVKIGRRHFPLNVPFQNGPTQGDDLFVPLDYIIGGQEMAGHGWRMLVECLSVGRGITLPSNATGGAKMAALATGAYARIRRQFKLPIGKMEGIEEPLARMAGNAYMMDAASALTVAGIVQGEKPSVISAIVKYHCTHRAQRIAIDGMDIAGGKGICLGSSNFLARSYQGSPIAITVEGANILTRSMIIYGQGAIRCHPYVLEEMDAAYLEDKQASLEKFDAAVFGHIGFGISNFVRSLWFGLTDGRGSKTPFSDETKRYYQQVNRYSTNLALLSDISMAVLGGSLKRRERMSARLGDILSQLYLTTSVLKRFDDEGRQKDDLALVHWSVQDSLHQAEQAIDGLLANFPNRFVAGAMRFILLPTGLRRQRPSDKLDHKLARILQEPSGARSRIGRGLFLEASRFNPVGKMEEALIDILTAEPIYDRVCKESKQRLPFMQLDRVAKIGLELNIISDKEALLLRKAEKSRLATISVEDFDPSELIVKPQVSHFEHSKIA
- a CDS encoding putative exported protein, producing the protein MWRLLIIALFVPMISWAKSSEMSWLDNRFRVDPTIKQVSFLVYRESPSQAVTLVRPDGTKYYAWDHPDHVAWYEESGMDIISIENPMPGPWQAIGKITPENKVKILSNLTLNVDSLPKKLYQSESLKFTARLLKEGKPLVLRDFLNRIKLNVTFTPYLANEKDLVKEARPLAEVLGTFEDDGQDLDEVAADGIFTVNLPINIKPGKYWVRIQSRNGVFLRTVEQDVLVYPTPIRASFTQARNESRSHSMSIDTEGGVIRAGSLAAHIEQIDPNNVTTVTQAQSEKDESKLYFDLPNDYISGKNTWSGLVYATDLATDRPLQFNLGQHSYGVTEPIDLKAAYEARLKEEAKQRKIEELKKLEEERAEARKWFWIYIGVGNLLIIILIFAGIFGWKKIKSIKERRAAAPKSEKLSMPPPPKV
- the dnaQ gene encoding DNA polymerase III, epsilon chain translates to MNTSDNSPNRIIVLDTETTGMNFSGGPVYEGHRIVEIGAVEIINRKLTGNHFHVYIKPDRLIDLEAIDVHGITDEFLYDKPEYKDIHDEFLEFIKGAELVAHNAPFDVGFMDYEFSKLNKLIGTTEQYCKITDTLAMAKKIFPGKRNNLDILCERYGIDNSHRTLHGALLDAEILADVYLLMTGGQTSLSFSAGNQSDLSEESIKRLNLERKGLKVLRATADELEAHEKRLDIVGDACLWRN
- the rnhA gene encoding ribonuclease H, which translates into the protein MITEIMKQVEIFTDGSCLGNPGPGGYGIVMRYKGTEKTFAEGFNQTTNNRMEMLAAVIALRNLKEPCSVILTTDSQYVRQGITQWIHGWKKRGWIKADKKPVVNADLWKKLDTEAERHKIDWRWVKGHAGHRENEMCDELARTAAENPTQDDTGYPG
- a CDS encoding putative methyltransferase encodes the protein MIKPALLDKKIEKPHSWSGIPHGEWIGELIQSRLDEWCPKLFGYHMLKIGGLSAELDSRFCNIKHQVNLDNKNSLRNITSELPQLPFLEKSIDACVLAHQLDYSSDPHQLLREVDRVLINDGYMILTGFNPMSAIGLASLFPWRKNNLPWSGRMFTPHRIKDWLSVLNFEVVYSDCFALAPLTRYRTIWTWFENLGGDSVKPISGIYFIVARKRTYPLRPIKSAWKKKPKLAPISVAQTRQGKIKSDQPG
- the gloB gene encoding hydroxyacylglutathione hydrolase; translated protein: MLSIKSIPAFNDNYIWLIHNNDNHCVVVDPGDAAPVLACIKAHNFILDAILITHHHHDHIGGVPELVRQFPSINVVGPEDEPIPTLTHPVSDGDFVELFDERFMVLGVEGHTKGHIAYVGDEKLFCGDALFSAGCGRLFEGTAEQMFHSLQKLSALPDETKIYCAHEYTASNLAFALAVEPNNDYLQQYREKVLRLRANGKSTIPSTMQREKLINPFLRTNEPTVKHAVASKVLDNTEVETFAALRRWKDEF